The following are from one region of the Roseobacter fucihabitans genome:
- a CDS encoding WD40 repeat domain-containing protein, whose translation MQSGVMARLPRKADLKPTALEQRGKRFAFGAPVTGAVSVGDAVVVSFGDGMLRFFCPDKMPQELKLHEGVILCLAADGDGHVITGGDDGKFLRTSLEGAVEELADFGTRWVDCVAASHGQIACSSGKEAHVWTPGQSKVTVFEHASTVGGLAFDAKGKRLAVSYYGGATIWAREKRWKSSKLVWKGLHGDTCFSPDGKYLVTCMQENALHAWRLRDKGDFEMPGYPAKIRSLAWVGDTPYLVTSGADEAIAWPFGGKDGPLGRKPVCVAYNEGELVTCVHALPDQDAVFVGFRDGAVQLAELDETKPAIVISGSTGSEVIEIIVAGLHIFVGDARGNVLWAPLWEGSSFAQHV comes from the coding sequence GTGCAAAGCGGCGTAATGGCTAGGTTGCCTCGCAAAGCCGACCTAAAGCCGACTGCGCTTGAACAACGCGGCAAGCGCTTCGCTTTCGGTGCTCCAGTGACAGGTGCCGTTAGCGTTGGCGACGCCGTTGTCGTCAGTTTTGGAGATGGCATGTTGCGGTTTTTCTGCCCCGATAAGATGCCTCAAGAACTCAAGCTGCATGAGGGCGTTATCCTTTGCTTGGCCGCCGATGGCGACGGCCATGTCATAACGGGAGGTGATGATGGTAAGTTTTTGCGGACGTCTCTCGAAGGTGCAGTTGAAGAACTTGCAGATTTCGGCACCCGCTGGGTGGATTGCGTTGCCGCAAGCCACGGCCAGATTGCCTGTTCGTCGGGAAAAGAGGCCCATGTCTGGACACCCGGGCAAAGCAAAGTGACCGTTTTTGAACATGCCAGCACTGTCGGCGGACTTGCCTTTGACGCAAAGGGCAAACGCCTCGCTGTCAGCTACTACGGCGGGGCGACCATTTGGGCACGGGAAAAGCGTTGGAAGTCATCCAAACTCGTCTGGAAAGGCTTACACGGTGATACCTGTTTTAGCCCAGACGGCAAATATCTTGTGACATGCATGCAAGAAAACGCGCTTCACGCATGGCGTTTGCGAGACAAAGGAGATTTCGAAATGCCGGGTTATCCGGCAAAAATCAGAAGCCTGGCCTGGGTCGGCGACACACCATACCTTGTCACCTCGGGCGCGGATGAAGCCATCGCATGGCCGTTCGGTGGCAAGGACGGACCATTGGGCCGCAAGCCCGTTTGCGTGGCCTACAATGAAGGTGAACTCGTCACTTGCGTGCATGCCCTGCCAGACCAAGACGCCGTCTTTGTTGGGTTCCGAGATGGTGCAGTGCAATTGGCAGAGCTTGATGAAACGAAACCGGCGATTGTCATTTCTGGCTCCACCGGCTCAGAGGTCATCGAGATCATTGTTGCGGGGCTCCATATTTTTGTTGGTGACGCGCGCGGCAATGTGCTGTGGGCCCCTCTTTGGGAAGGGAGCAGCTTTGCTCAACATGTTTGA
- a CDS encoding DUF202 domain-containing protein — MPDTEMSKDPSSNEMADTRTAWAEDRTMLANERTFAGWMRTGMACVALALGLKAVFKDTDYPLIAKSVAEVFIVVAILIFWAAVSKCRET, encoded by the coding sequence ATGCCTGATACCGAAATGTCCAAAGATCCGTCGTCAAATGAAATGGCCGACACCCGGACCGCTTGGGCCGAGGATCGCACAATGCTGGCAAACGAGAGGACTTTTGCAGGCTGGATGCGAACGGGTATGGCCTGTGTCGCACTCGCGCTTGGCCTGAAGGCCGTTTTCAAAGATACGGACTATCCGCTGATCGCAAAAAGCGTGGCAGAAGTGTTCATTGTCGTTGCGATCCTGATTTTCTGGGCTGCCGTCTCAAAATGTCGCGAGACCTGA
- a CDS encoding PRC-barrel domain-containing protein: MLHTKNKATHSKTMQFLATAATALVLGTSAYADAHTTAFMEFKFDAAQNLNASELIGMRVYASESDIANEPLAADGEKEWDDIGEINEIVLTRSGEVSSVIVGVGGFLSIGEKDVAIDMSQLQIVADQDDADDFFLVIKANVAGVTDAPSYTRADTDMGSSMGRSTLTPPMINRDGYEAVVIEQLTSEMLTGARVYGLNDEDVGEISELLLAVDGKIERAVIDVGGFLGMGEKPVAVTLEELTIMQSEGDVRVYIESTQEALEAQPNYDG, translated from the coding sequence ATGTTACATACGAAAAACAAAGCAACACATTCCAAGACCATGCAGTTTCTTGCCACTGCCGCGACCGCATTGGTGTTGGGAACATCTGCCTATGCTGATGCTCACACAACTGCATTCATGGAATTCAAATTCGACGCAGCGCAAAACCTGAATGCATCCGAATTGATCGGCATGCGGGTTTACGCATCTGAGAGCGACATTGCCAACGAACCTTTGGCCGCAGACGGCGAAAAGGAATGGGATGATATCGGCGAGATCAACGAGATTGTTTTGACCCGTTCCGGCGAAGTATCCTCCGTCATCGTAGGCGTCGGTGGTTTCTTGAGCATCGGTGAAAAAGATGTAGCGATCGATATGTCGCAGCTTCAAATTGTTGCTGACCAAGACGACGCAGACGACTTTTTTCTTGTCATAAAGGCGAACGTTGCGGGCGTTACAGACGCACCATCCTACACACGCGCTGACACGGATATGGGTTCTTCCATGGGCCGATCAACGTTGACACCGCCAATGATCAACCGTGACGGATATGAAGCCGTTGTGATCGAGCAACTGACCAGCGAGATGCTGACAGGTGCCCGCGTCTATGGTCTTAATGACGAAGACGTCGGTGAAATTAGTGAGTTGCTTTTGGCTGTTGATGGTAAAATTGAACGCGCAGTCATCGACGTCGGTGGTTTCCTTGGAATGGGCGAAAAGCCAGTAGCCGTCACACTGGAGGAGTTGACCATCATGCAGAGCGAAGGCGATGTCCGCGTCTACATCGAGAGCACGCAAGAAGCACTTGAAGCGCAGCCAAACTACGACGGCTAA